The following coding sequences are from one Shewanella violacea DSS12 window:
- a CDS encoding TetR/AcrR family transcriptional regulator: protein MRNAEFDREKVLRSAMTAFMDKGYGKTSMQDLKKATGLHPGSIYCAFENKRGLLLAALEQYKLDRNTEFDGFFAGEAKVMSKLKAYLDHIVQECQSCDAARACLLTKALNELAEQDTEVQEVITGNLANWQLALTQVFELAQTKGELTTERSAAHLARYFMLGIYGLRTFAHTHPKGDTIQELADQLYQDLCR, encoded by the coding sequence ATGCGAAATGCCGAATTTGATAGAGAGAAAGTACTGAGATCAGCCATGACCGCCTTCATGGATAAAGGCTATGGTAAAACCAGTATGCAAGACTTAAAAAAAGCCACCGGACTACATCCAGGCTCTATCTATTGTGCATTCGAAAATAAACGAGGCCTACTGTTAGCGGCGTTAGAGCAATATAAACTGGACAGAAATACTGAATTTGATGGCTTCTTCGCTGGCGAGGCTAAGGTAATGAGCAAGCTTAAAGCCTATCTGGATCATATCGTTCAAGAATGCCAAAGTTGTGATGCTGCCCGAGCCTGCCTACTCACCAAAGCCCTCAACGAACTGGCCGAGCAAGATACAGAGGTGCAAGAAGTCATCACAGGTAACTTAGCTAACTGGCAACTGGCACTGACTCAAGTTTTTGAACTGGCTCAAACCAAAGGTGAACTCACCACAGAGCGCAGTGCAGCACATCTGGCGCGTTACTTCATGCTGGGCATATATGGCCTGAGAACTTTTGCTCATACTCATCCTAAAGGCGACACCATACAAGAACTGGCCGACCAGCTTTACCAGGACCTGTGCCGCTAA
- a CDS encoding universal stress protein: MRTRHILCPTDFSEAASHALGYAVEMANLYAVDIRLLNVISMAYGEPDYGIVVDSPAELLQDQEAYANDRMKVIVSEVREQMPSGLFVHTNIRSGGVLAQILEEADDREVGMIVIASHGHTGISHMLSPNVAEAVANQAKCPVLVVK, from the coding sequence ATGCGTACACGTCATATACTTTGCCCTACCGACTTTTCGGAAGCGGCATCTCATGCCCTAGGTTATGCCGTCGAGATGGCAAACCTTTATGCGGTTGATATCAGGCTGCTCAATGTGATTAGCATGGCATACGGAGAACCGGATTACGGCATAGTGGTCGACAGTCCAGCCGAGCTACTGCAAGACCAAGAAGCTTACGCCAATGATCGGATGAAGGTGATAGTGTCTGAAGTTCGTGAGCAGATGCCCAGTGGTTTGTTTGTGCACACTAATATTCGTAGCGGAGGCGTATTAGCTCAAATATTGGAGGAAGCCGACGATCGTGAAGTGGGCATGATAGTTATAGCCAGTCATGGTCATACAGGTATCTCACACATGTTAAGCCCTAATGTCGCCGAGGCCGTTGCCAATCAAGCCAAGTGCCCTGTGTTAGTGGTGAAATAA
- a CDS encoding universal stress protein, producing the protein MRTRQILCPTDFSETASHAMSYAFEMANFYNVGIRILHVVDKPFGDKYTRVLAVTPEELASRMEGEAAEKMRKLIGTLASGLSVEGVIRHGSPAEEILASAKMINAGMIVLACHGHTGFSHFLHANVAEAVANEAKCPVLVVK; encoded by the coding sequence ATGCGAACTCGTCAAATACTCTGCCCCACAGATTTTTCTGAGACTGCCTCCCATGCAATGAGTTACGCCTTCGAGATGGCCAATTTTTATAACGTAGGCATTCGCATACTGCATGTGGTCGATAAGCCATTTGGCGACAAATATACGCGTGTATTAGCTGTGACCCCAGAGGAACTCGCTAGTCGGATGGAGGGGGAGGCTGCAGAAAAAATGCGTAAGCTGATTGGAACCTTAGCGTCTGGCTTGTCGGTAGAAGGCGTTATTCGCCATGGTTCACCGGCCGAGGAGATTTTGGCATCGGCTAAAATGATAAATGCTGGGATGATTGTCTTAGCCTGTCATGGTCATACAGGTTTTAGCCATTTTCTCCATGCGAATGTGGCGGAGGCTGTGGCAAATGAGGCTAAGTGTCCGGTCCTAGTCGTTAAGTAA
- a CDS encoding coniferyl aldehyde dehydrogenase: MNMPIETENKSAMQSQLDDLLRLQRTSYRSEPAPIYALRVKQLKELKQALLTFQQPLADALNRDYGTRSVDDTLISDIMPCINNINYSLKNLKKWMKPSSRHAGLLLAPAKIKVHYQPVGVVGIIVPWNFPVMLSIGPLITALSAGNRAMLKLSEFTPETNKVLAQMLSSIFDESLVAVVEGEADVAAAFSGLAFDHLLFTGSTTVGKHVMRAAAANLTPVTLELGGKSPVIIAPDMPIDTAVERMIYGKCLNSGQICVAPDYVLVPKEKQAEFIAAYQKKFNAMYGKVSDNKDYGAIINQRQFDRLTSVLEDAKSKGATVVSANDEAIDTAKRKIPTQLITNVSDEMILMQDEIFGPILPILGYETLNDSIKYINERPRPLALYIMSFDTQTQEKILNNTHSGGVCINETVFHVAADDAPFGGIGPSGMGHYHGKEGFMTLSHAKTVLSRGKLNTGKLVHPPYGTGIQAMLYKFFLR; the protein is encoded by the coding sequence ATGAATATGCCTATTGAGACAGAGAATAAATCAGCAATGCAATCACAACTCGATGACTTGCTCAGACTACAAAGAACCAGCTATCGCTCAGAGCCAGCTCCGATATATGCACTGAGAGTCAAGCAGCTCAAAGAGCTCAAGCAAGCCTTGCTGACATTTCAACAGCCTCTGGCCGATGCCCTCAATCGAGATTATGGCACCCGCTCCGTCGACGACACGCTAATCTCAGATATCATGCCCTGTATCAACAACATCAACTACAGCCTCAAGAACCTGAAGAAATGGATGAAGCCTAGTTCTCGTCATGCGGGTCTTCTACTGGCTCCGGCTAAGATAAAAGTACATTATCAGCCCGTGGGCGTGGTCGGCATCATAGTGCCATGGAACTTCCCTGTCATGCTCTCGATTGGCCCCTTGATCACCGCTTTGAGCGCAGGTAATCGCGCCATGCTTAAGCTGTCAGAATTCACCCCCGAAACCAACAAGGTCTTGGCCCAGATGCTGTCGAGCATCTTCGACGAATCATTAGTTGCCGTAGTAGAAGGTGAAGCCGATGTCGCCGCCGCATTCTCGGGACTGGCATTCGATCATTTACTGTTTACCGGCTCCACCACAGTTGGCAAACATGTGATGCGCGCCGCAGCCGCAAACTTAACCCCAGTGACCTTAGAACTGGGTGGCAAATCTCCGGTAATTATCGCCCCCGATATGCCCATAGATACTGCCGTAGAACGCATGATCTATGGTAAATGTTTAAACTCGGGACAGATCTGTGTCGCACCAGATTATGTCTTAGTGCCTAAAGAGAAGCAGGCCGAATTTATCGCCGCTTATCAGAAAAAGTTCAACGCCATGTATGGCAAGGTGAGTGACAACAAGGATTATGGCGCCATCATCAATCAGCGTCAGTTTGACCGCCTAACCTCAGTGCTCGAAGATGCCAAAAGCAAAGGCGCAACTGTGGTCTCAGCCAATGATGAGGCTATCGATACTGCTAAGCGTAAAATACCCACGCAGCTGATCACCAATGTCAGTGATGAGATGATCTTGATGCAAGATGAGATTTTTGGCCCCATACTGCCAATCCTAGGATATGAGACCCTCAATGATTCGATAAAGTATATCAATGAACGTCCTCGTCCATTGGCGCTTTATATCATGAGCTTCGATACTCAGACTCAAGAAAAAATACTCAACAACACCCACTCTGGCGGTGTCTGTATCAACGAAACCGTGTTTCACGTCGCCGCCGACGATGCACCATTTGGCGGCATAGGCCCCTCGGGCATGGGCCACTATCATGGTAAGGAAGGCTTCATGACCTTGAGTCATGCCAAGACGGTATTGAGCCGCGGCAAGCTCAACACAGGTAAGCTTGTTCACCCACCTTACGGCACCGGCATTCAAGCCATGCTATATAAGTTTTTCCTGCGTTAA
- a CDS encoding TetR/AcrR family transcriptional regulator, with amino-acid sequence MSKSDKKQAILDTALTLFVSQGFYATSTASIAKQAGVATGTLFHHFPSKDELMNHLFLNIKQEFADAILASVQDSGDLKQDAKHLWTSAIQWAMDNPLKQEFFQQYSMSPTIASKIREQAMNSILGFMGALMQKGQTLGLLANYPLTLMQDNSHGQFLAATRFFLDNPEKWQDPQHQEASFLLFWNAMVKG; translated from the coding sequence ATGAGTAAATCAGATAAGAAGCAAGCCATACTAGATACCGCGCTGACCCTGTTTGTCAGCCAAGGTTTCTATGCCACCTCAACCGCATCCATAGCCAAGCAAGCTGGAGTGGCCACAGGTACCCTGTTTCATCATTTCCCCTCCAAAGATGAGCTGATGAATCATCTATTTCTTAATATCAAACAGGAGTTTGCCGATGCGATTTTAGCATCGGTACAAGACAGTGGTGATTTAAAACAGGATGCTAAACACCTCTGGACCAGCGCCATACAATGGGCCATGGATAACCCGCTGAAACAGGAGTTTTTCCAGCAGTACTCCATGTCACCTACCATAGCCTCAAAAATCAGAGAGCAAGCCATGAACTCGATACTCGGCTTCATGGGAGCCCTGATGCAAAAAGGCCAGACCCTAGGCTTGCTGGCAAATTACCCCCTGACCCTGATGCAAGATAACAGCCACGGCCAGTTCTTAGCCGCCACCCGCTTCTTCCTGGATAATCCCGAAAAATGGCAAGACCCACAACACCAAGAAGCCAGCTTCCTATTGTTTTGGAATGCAATGGTGAAGGGCTGA
- a CDS encoding VOC family protein, translating into MKQSIVHIALVVNDYDEAIDFYVNKLKFELVEDTYQSEQDKRWVVVSPPGSNGVTLLLARASKPEQSDFVGNQAGGRVFLFLNTDDFWRDYNRMLSEGIKFIREPKEQDYGTVAVFEDLYGNLWDLLQLNPNHPMASRAL; encoded by the coding sequence TTGAAACAATCAATAGTGCATATTGCGTTAGTCGTTAATGACTATGATGAGGCAATTGATTTTTATGTCAATAAACTCAAGTTTGAGCTTGTTGAAGATACTTACCAATCTGAACAAGATAAACGTTGGGTTGTTGTTTCACCACCTGGGTCTAATGGTGTAACACTATTATTGGCTCGTGCATCTAAGCCCGAGCAAAGTGATTTTGTGGGAAATCAAGCAGGTGGTCGAGTATTCCTATTCTTAAATACAGATGACTTTTGGCGTGATTATAATCGTATGCTATCTGAAGGTATAAAATTTATTAGAGAACCCAAAGAGCAGGATTATGGCACTGTAGCAGTATTTGAAGATCTTTACGGAAACTTATGGGATTTACTTCAATTAAACCCAAATCACCCGATGGCATCAAGAGCGCTATAA
- a CDS encoding class I SAM-dependent methyltransferase: MTSGTEGYERFIPLFIESSQALDFNLVCKDFVSFLPAKNSSILDLGSGAGQNSAALDKLGFNVTAIEPMAAFLNAAMNEYKGTSIEWLHDSLPHIACLDSHDETFDFVLINAVWHHLSETERDIAASKISTVIKMNGRCAISLRNGPSGMGTRVFQIDSKNTINLFESYGFKCIFKLSNQASVLPNKENVKWTRVVLEKVTC; this comes from the coding sequence ATGACTTCAGGCACTGAGGGTTACGAAAGGTTTATCCCTTTATTTATTGAAAGCAGCCAGGCTTTAGACTTCAATCTTGTGTGCAAAGACTTTGTGAGCTTTTTACCAGCAAAGAACTCAAGTATTCTTGATTTGGGATCTGGTGCTGGTCAAAATTCAGCTGCACTTGATAAGTTGGGATTCAATGTCACTGCGATTGAGCCAATGGCAGCATTTTTAAATGCGGCAATGAATGAATACAAAGGTACATCAATAGAATGGCTTCACGATAGCCTTCCTCATATTGCATGTTTAGATTCACATGACGAAACATTTGATTTTGTGCTAATTAATGCCGTATGGCACCACCTTTCTGAGACAGAACGAGATATAGCAGCGAGTAAAATATCTACTGTAATAAAAATGAATGGTAGGTGCGCCATATCTCTGAGGAATGGTCCTTCAGGTATGGGTACAAGAGTCTTTCAAATAGACAGTAAGAACACTATTAACCTATTTGAGTCTTATGGTTTTAAATGTATATTCAAGTTAAGTAATCAAGCTAGTGTTCTTCCCAATAAAGAAAATGTCAAATGGACACGTGTAGTTTTAGAAAAAGTCACCTGTTAA
- the cspE gene encoding transcription antiterminator/RNA stability regulator CspE, protein MSDSNTGTVKWFNEDKGFGFLTQDNGGADVFVHFRAIASEGFKTLDEGQKVTFEVEQGPKGLQASNVIAL, encoded by the coding sequence ATGTCTGATTCAAATACTGGTACTGTAAAATGGTTTAACGAAGATAAAGGATTCGGTTTCCTTACTCAAGATAATGGTGGCGCTGACGTATTCGTACATTTTCGTGCTATCGCATCAGAAGGTTTCAAAACTCTTGATGAAGGTCAAAAAGTGACTTTCGAAGTAGAGCAAGGCCCAAAAGGTCTGCAAGCAAGCAACGTTATCGCTCTTTAA
- a CDS encoding CBS domain-containing protein, with protein MDSIKVSKYMDRQPVLLAEDMPLSNAVDALLERKKLGAPVVDDLGQLVGFLSQQDCLSVMLKSSYHCDLVAKVKDCMRSEVLSVTPDTSVLQLAEQMLGPKPKVYPVVDNGKVIGTINRTNVLNAINIHMQQCYLAPV; from the coding sequence ATGGATTCAATTAAAGTCAGTAAATATATGGACCGTCAACCTGTGCTATTAGCAGAGGATATGCCTCTTTCCAATGCCGTAGATGCCTTGCTGGAGAGGAAGAAGTTGGGGGCCCCAGTGGTCGATGATTTGGGACAACTGGTCGGTTTCCTGTCCCAGCAGGACTGTCTCTCAGTGATGCTCAAGAGCAGTTATCATTGTGATTTGGTGGCTAAGGTAAAAGATTGCATGCGCTCTGAGGTGTTGTCGGTAACGCCGGATACCAGTGTCTTGCAGCTCGCCGAACAGATGTTAGGCCCTAAGCCTAAGGTCTACCCAGTGGTTGATAATGGCAAGGTTATCGGCACCATCAACCGAACCAATGTGCTCAATGCGATTAATATCCATATGCAGCAGTGCTATCTGGCACCGGTATAG
- a CDS encoding LysE family translocator, whose amino-acid sequence MEIISLAVIGILIVISPGADFVLVLKNSVASGRAAGLWTALGISLAIGVHIAYTLLGIGYLISHNEYLFNMVKYAGALYLIYIGLKSILTANASLDDIESDEFQLRPIQYLSQGFMCNVLNPKTMLFFVSLFSQLISVESHDHRSILLYGVYLAVLHGLWFGAVSVIFTSKLLQHRMAKIKKRLSQVCGLGLIGLGLVLGAKSL is encoded by the coding sequence ATGGAAATTATCAGTTTAGCCGTTATCGGTATACTCATCGTCATTAGTCCAGGGGCCGATTTTGTTTTGGTACTGAAGAACAGCGTCGCATCGGGCAGGGCGGCAGGGCTCTGGACTGCGTTGGGAATAAGCTTGGCCATAGGGGTTCATATAGCTTATACCTTGCTCGGTATTGGTTACCTAATCTCACACAATGAGTATTTGTTCAATATGGTTAAATACGCTGGGGCCCTCTATCTCATCTATATCGGGCTCAAGAGTATCCTGACTGCCAATGCCAGTCTGGATGACATCGAAAGTGATGAATTCCAGTTAAGGCCGATTCAATACCTGTCTCAAGGTTTCATGTGTAATGTATTAAATCCTAAGACCATGCTGTTCTTTGTCAGTCTGTTCAGTCAGCTTATCTCAGTGGAAAGCCATGATCACCGCTCGATTTTACTCTATGGCGTGTATCTCGCTGTGTTACATGGACTCTGGTTTGGCGCCGTGTCGGTAATATTCACTTCAAAGCTACTGCAACACAGAATGGCTAAAATAAAGAAACGTTTGAGCCAGGTGTGTGGGCTAGGGTTAATCGGCTTGGGATTAGTCTTAGGTGCTAAATCTCTGTAG
- a CDS encoding LysR substrate-binding domain-containing protein, with protein sequence MRHLKAFHIFHVAASSLSYSDAAEKLCITHGAVSKQIKILEAYLGQSLYYRQGRNVRLTREGELLKSYTEQAFLALNAGIQKLSQMQDAYLEISCEPTLTMRWLMPRLSNFYQDNPHADVRLSTAGGPVRLGTNGISLAIRRDDFESLEDNQITELVHEWMGPVCSPEYWQKIKDELSQMKVLHSQTRPQAWSDWNRQAGANSLAKLPPLAQQSFAHFYFCLQAATDGLGLAMGSYPMVADDIIRGKLIAPFGFSQSGQGYILLSQQVNSDDPLESRFIHWLKKNMAQCIPDSSLIATRTE encoded by the coding sequence ATGAGACATCTAAAAGCTTTTCATATTTTTCATGTAGCCGCATCATCACTTAGCTATAGTGACGCCGCAGAGAAACTCTGTATTACCCATGGTGCTGTGAGTAAGCAGATAAAGATATTAGAAGCCTACCTTGGGCAGAGTTTATATTATCGTCAGGGGCGAAACGTACGCCTGACCCGAGAGGGGGAGCTGCTAAAAAGTTATACCGAGCAAGCCTTTCTAGCCTTGAATGCAGGTATCCAAAAGTTATCCCAAATGCAAGATGCCTATCTTGAAATATCCTGTGAACCCACATTGACCATGCGCTGGTTGATGCCAAGGTTATCCAACTTTTACCAAGATAATCCCCATGCCGATGTGAGGCTATCCACCGCCGGAGGGCCCGTACGACTTGGAACAAATGGAATATCCTTGGCCATAAGACGTGATGATTTTGAGTCATTAGAAGATAACCAAATCACTGAATTAGTCCATGAATGGATGGGGCCTGTATGTTCACCTGAGTATTGGCAAAAGATAAAAGATGAGTTGAGTCAGATGAAAGTGCTTCATAGCCAGACCAGGCCTCAAGCCTGGTCAGACTGGAACAGGCAGGCTGGTGCGAACTCTTTAGCCAAACTTCCTCCTCTGGCTCAGCAAAGCTTCGCCCACTTTTACTTCTGTCTCCAGGCCGCAACCGATGGACTTGGGCTTGCCATGGGGTCTTATCCTATGGTGGCCGACGATATCATCAGGGGCAAGCTCATTGCCCCTTTCGGCTTTAGCCAATCAGGGCAAGGTTACATTTTGCTCAGTCAGCAAGTGAATAGTGATGACCCGTTAGAGTCTAGGTTTATCCACTGGCTAAAGAAGAATATGGCTCAGTGTATTCCTGATAGCAGCTTAATCGCTACAAGGACTGAATGA
- a CDS encoding isoaspartyl peptidase/L-asparaginase family protein: MKNKNKILAILLAISSVSSSITWADDKPFAIAIHGGAGTIKPSNFTPEKEQAYRDKLKEAVDAGYHVLDKGGSSLDAVTKAINVLENSPFFNAGKGAVYTHNEQHEMDASIMDGKTMNAGAVAGVQHIKNPIDLARLVMDKSVHVMLYGEGAEEFALTQGVSLVANESFDTQHRYLALQRAKAKMEKAKQENKDYLAAHSELDTEYKVGTVGAVALDKLGNISAGTSTGGMTNKRYGRIGDSPIIGAGTYAENGVCAVSATGHGEYFIRYQVAGDICAKVKYQHKSIIQAADEVINQRLITAGGTGGVIAIDHRGNIATPFNTEGMYRATRKSGEEAQVMIWRDK, translated from the coding sequence GTGAAAAATAAAAACAAAATACTCGCCATTTTACTGGCTATTTCAAGTGTCTCAAGTTCAATAACCTGGGCTGATGACAAGCCATTTGCTATCGCAATTCATGGTGGTGCTGGGACGATTAAGCCCAGCAACTTTACCCCTGAGAAAGAACAGGCTTACCGAGACAAGTTAAAGGAAGCCGTGGATGCTGGTTACCATGTTTTGGACAAGGGCGGCTCGAGTCTTGATGCCGTGACTAAGGCCATTAATGTGCTGGAGAACTCGCCATTTTTTAATGCGGGTAAGGGCGCTGTCTATACCCATAATGAACAACATGAGATGGATGCTTCCATCATGGATGGTAAAACCATGAATGCCGGCGCCGTCGCTGGGGTGCAACACATCAAAAACCCCATAGATTTAGCCCGTTTAGTCATGGATAAATCCGTTCACGTCATGCTCTATGGTGAAGGCGCCGAGGAGTTTGCCTTGACTCAAGGTGTGTCACTGGTTGCCAATGAAAGCTTCGACACTCAACATAGATATCTAGCACTACAGCGCGCTAAGGCTAAGATGGAGAAAGCCAAGCAGGAAAATAAAGATTATCTCGCCGCCCACAGTGAGCTAGATACCGAATATAAGGTGGGTACCGTAGGCGCTGTCGCTCTCGATAAGCTTGGTAATATCAGCGCCGGCACGTCGACGGGGGGCATGACCAATAAGCGTTATGGACGGATTGGTGATTCTCCAATCATAGGGGCGGGAACCTATGCTGAAAATGGTGTTTGCGCCGTATCGGCGACGGGCCACGGAGAATACTTCATTCGCTATCAAGTGGCTGGAGATATCTGCGCTAAGGTTAAATATCAGCATAAGTCGATTATTCAGGCGGCGGATGAGGTCATCAATCAAAGGCTGATTACCGCTGGTGGTACCGGGGGCGTTATCGCCATCGATCATCGCGGCAATATCGCTACGCCATTTAATACCGAAGGCATGTACCGAGCGACTCGTAAGAGTGGTGAAGAGGCTCAGGTAATGATCTGGCGCGATAAGTAA
- a CDS encoding autotransporter assembly complex protein TamA — protein sequence MQLSSFRLWSLSLIFMGSMLSSFSVVANDFLTLNISGVNSALTRNVKAHLGNLPTSNVQRRAYIFNAEDNIKAALHSLGYYHVQMEQDVTSPDEGPWTLAISISPGEPTRIAWVDVHFEGEILDDDFILQWLDKISIKPGDILDHGKYERVKSQLISYTLARGYFDGKYIESSIEINRDLNSAKVTLHYDSGPRYHIGTVRFEGHTLQQGLLNELVPFEKNSPYSTGSLANLNRELMDTGYFSNIKILPQVDKAEGLFVPIKVELSPKPSHSIELGLGVDFGKTASADNELEPRISINWRTPQINSYGHSLETSLEWSRNSPKYLATYTIPLTHPLDDQLKIRFGILKDQYGVTQVFDEEKNKYVNTGELEGTKKLFAIIRQQRLKHNWILSYSVEAMKETYKQFGSENYSPEFILLGTNLSKTSRGDNTLDPKSGFFQYYSIQYADPSLGSGIRLTHIQTKYKWINTFYEKHRIVSRLDLGINLADEADLALIPPSLRFFAGGDQSIRAYSYQELGPHIDYINDDGTKGREVVGGRYLMVGSLEYQYYVTPSWRIGTFIDAGNAFDVNQIEPIVSVGGGIHWISPIGPIKLDLGFGVKGTETDTMDRPWRIHLTMGAVL from the coding sequence TTGCAATTATCTTCTTTCCGCTTATGGTCATTAAGCCTCATTTTTATGGGCAGCATGCTCAGCAGTTTTTCCGTAGTGGCTAATGACTTCCTGACTTTAAATATTAGCGGCGTTAATTCGGCGCTGACCCGTAATGTTAAGGCCCATCTGGGGAACCTGCCCACATCAAACGTTCAACGCAGGGCCTATATTTTCAATGCCGAAGATAACATCAAAGCCGCACTCCACTCCTTAGGTTATTACCATGTTCAGATGGAGCAAGATGTTACGAGTCCTGATGAGGGTCCCTGGACTCTTGCTATCTCTATTAGCCCAGGAGAGCCCACACGTATCGCTTGGGTAGACGTACACTTCGAGGGTGAAATCCTCGACGATGATTTCATCTTGCAATGGCTCGACAAGATATCCATCAAGCCTGGGGACATTCTCGATCACGGCAAGTATGAAAGGGTCAAATCACAACTGATCTCATACACCTTGGCCCGAGGTTATTTCGATGGCAAATATATTGAGTCGTCCATTGAGATCAATCGTGACCTTAACAGTGCAAAAGTCACCCTACATTATGACTCAGGCCCTAGATACCATATAGGGACTGTCCGTTTTGAGGGTCACACACTGCAGCAAGGTCTATTAAACGAATTAGTCCCATTCGAGAAAAACTCCCCCTATAGCACCGGCAGTTTAGCCAATTTAAACCGTGAATTAATGGACACAGGCTACTTTTCAAACATCAAGATACTGCCTCAGGTGGATAAGGCTGAGGGACTCTTTGTGCCAATTAAGGTCGAATTGAGCCCTAAGCCCAGTCACTCTATCGAACTCGGTTTAGGTGTCGATTTTGGTAAAACGGCATCTGCGGATAACGAATTGGAACCTAGGATAAGCATCAACTGGCGTACGCCGCAGATCAACAGCTACGGCCACTCACTAGAAACCAGTTTGGAATGGTCCCGTAACAGTCCTAAATATCTAGCCACTTACACTATCCCACTGACTCATCCTTTAGATGATCAACTAAAAATTCGCTTCGGAATACTCAAAGATCAATACGGTGTGACTCAGGTCTTCGATGAAGAAAAAAATAAGTACGTCAACACCGGAGAGCTCGAAGGGACAAAAAAATTATTTGCCATCATACGTCAACAGAGGCTCAAGCATAACTGGATACTCAGTTACTCTGTTGAAGCCATGAAAGAAACCTATAAACAGTTTGGCAGCGAAAATTACTCACCCGAGTTCATTCTTTTAGGCACTAACCTATCTAAGACGAGCCGAGGTGATAACACCTTAGACCCCAAATCAGGCTTTTTTCAGTATTACAGTATCCAGTATGCCGATCCCTCCTTGGGCTCTGGTATTCGCTTGACGCATATTCAAACTAAGTACAAGTGGATCAATACTTTTTATGAAAAACACAGAATTGTCTCTCGGCTAGATTTAGGCATCAACTTGGCCGATGAAGCAGACTTAGCCCTTATTCCGCCCTCATTACGCTTTTTTGCTGGCGGAGACCAGAGTATCAGGGCTTATAGCTATCAGGAACTTGGGCCTCATATCGATTACATTAATGATGATGGCACTAAAGGTAGAGAAGTTGTCGGTGGCCGCTATTTGATGGTGGGCAGTCTAGAGTATCAATATTACGTGACCCCCTCCTGGCGTATTGGCACTTTTATCGATGCGGGTAATGCATTCGATGTTAACCAGATAGAGCCCATAGTCTCTGTTGGTGGCGGCATCCACTGGATCTCTCCCATAGGCCCGATAAAACTCGATTTAGGCTTCGGTGTTAAAGGGACTGAGACAGATACCATGGACAGACCCTGGCGAATTCATTTGACCATGGGAGCCGTGCTATGA